The following is a genomic window from Enterobacteriaceae endosymbiont of Plateumaris consimilis.
AATAGAATATATTTTTATAAAAAATAAAATTAATTTTGCTATAATATTTGTTTTGCCTGTACCAGGAGAACCTGTAATTATACTTATTTTATGAGTAAATGCCATAGCTACAGATATTTTTTGATGGATATCACTTGATTTAAATAAAATATTTAATATTTTTTTTATATTATTTTTTTTTGGTAAGATAAAATAATTATTAATTACATTTTGAATAATAATATTTTCTTCTTGCCATACTCTATATAAATAGAGACAATTATCTTCTATTACTAATGGTGTAACTTTCTTACCATTACCAATAATACTATAACCTAATAAATTTTTTTCTTGTTTCGTAAAATTGTTTATTAATTGTATTTCTTTTTTGGATAAAAATATTTTATTTTTTTTCAATATGCTTTTTATATTAAATTTTAATAATGGTAAACAAACATTCCCTTTACTAATAAAATAACTAAGATAAGCAACAACAAACATTAAATATGGTTCATTTTTAGATGCCATTATATATGCAAATTGTAAATCAATTAGACGAATAAAATTATTTTTACACAATTTTTTTAAAAAATAATACATATTATTATTAATTTAATTATATGAATAAAGAATTTAAGTAATTAATTGATCTAATTTTTTAATTAATTCATAAGATGGTCTTACTTCCCAAATACCATTTGAATTATTTTCTATATTGTTAATACCTCTAATATATAAATATATAACACTTCCAAAATGTTTTTCATAATTATAATTTTTAATACGAGAGCAAAGATATTTATGTAAAGCTAATGTATATATTTGATATTGTAAATCATATCTATTTAAACATATATTTTTTTCCATATATTTTTTAGTATATTTATTATAATTTTTTCCTAACCAATTAGATTTATAATCTATTAAATAATATTTTTTATTCCATAAAAATACTAGATCAATAAATCCTTTTAATATTCCTTGAAAATCATTATTTAATTTCGGTAACTTTCTGGATATTTTATCATATTTACATATTATATTATATAATTTCATAATACATAATTTATTATTTATATGTAAATAAAATTCTAATTCTGTTATTTTATTTTTATTTTGTATTTTATTTAAAATAATTTTATCTATTCCTAATGGATGATGTAATATATTTGTTAACCATTTTATTAATATTGTATACCAAGAACAATCAATTTCTTTATTAAATAATTTTTTTTTAATAAAAGAATATAAAATTTTTTTAGTAAAATCCAATTTTTCGAAAATTTCATGTAAAATAATTCCAATTTTTTTACCCGTAGGAAATGTATGCGATGTTTTCTTGATTTTTTTTTTAGAGTTAAATAATTTATATTTATAAATATTGTTATTTAAATTTAAATCATTTTTAATAATTGAATAACTTGTAATTAATATTGTTTGATATTTAAAAATTTTTAATTTTTTATTACAGTGATAATTATTTTTTTTTTCTATAAGATAAATAGGATTATATTGTATTTGTTTTTTTTTAGTTATAATTTTAATTTCAATATCTTTATTTTGTAAATTAAATAATAAATTTTGAAAATTTTTATGATCTATATAACCTTTATTATTTATTAAAAATTCTACAGCATTTCTATGTGGAAAATATTTTTGATATTTTATTTTAGTATTTTTAATATTGCCTATACCAATACTACAATGAAAAATTGATCTAGTTAAAGATACATATAATAATCGTAAATTTTCTGATAATAATTCTTCTAATGCATATTTTATGCTATCGTTATTTTTATTAAAATCTATAATAGTTTTTAACGTTTTTCTATCATGATAAATTATTCCTTCATTATTTATTAAATCTAAAAAATTAGAAGAAATAAAAGGTATCCATACTAATGGAAATTGTAATCCTTTAGCTTTATGAATAGTAATTATTTTTATTTGATTAGAATCATTTTGTATTCTTATTTGTTGTTCAAATGATCTATTATTTGGAAAAGAAATTTGTTTTATTAACCATAAAATAATTTGTTTTTTGTTTTTAATTTTTAAAAACTCTATTTCTATTAATTCTGCTATATGTAATATATTCTGTATTTTTTTTTTATGAAAATTATTAATTATATTTTTTTTAAATAAAAAATTTTTTTTTAAAAAAATATTTTCTAACATTAATAAAATTCCATTTTTATTCCATAAATTCCTGTATTTAATAAATTGATTAATACTTTTTTCTAAAAAATATTGTTCTTTTTTATAATCTAAATTAGATAAATCTATATTAAATAAATTACTTGCTAAAATATTTTTTAATTGTTTTATTTTATGTGGTTCTAAAATAGATTTTAATAATAATACTAATTCTTTTGCTTCTATTGTTTCAAAAACACTATTAGTGTTAGACAAATATATAGAAGGAATATTAAATTTAATGAATTCTTTTTGTATAATATTAGCTTCATATTTATTACGTACCAATACTGTTATATCTGAAATAGTAATAATATTACTACTATTTTTATTTTTTTGTAAAAAAATTTTTTGTTCTTGACCTAAAATAAGCCATTTACAAATTTCATAAGCACACTTATATGATATTATTTGTCTATATGAATTTAAGTTCGTTTCTTTAGGTAAAAACCAGATAGTAATACCTGGTTGAATAATATCATTTACAATAAAATTATAATTTAATTTTTGTTTAACATATGATGTTGGATAAAAAATTATGTTTTTAAAAAAAAAAGGATATTTACAGTTAGAAAATATTTTATTAACACCATTAATCATAGTTTTAGATGATCGCCAATTATTTTTTAATGTGTAACGATTTTTAATTTCAAGAGAAGCTTTAATATAAGTAAAAACATCAGCACCTCTAAAAGAATAAATAGCTTGTTTGGGGTCTCCTATTAATATTAATGTACAATTAGATTTATTTATATATATTTTTTTAAAAATATTATATTGTTGAATATCTGTATCTTGGAATTCATCTATTAATGCAACAGGATACAATTTTCTTATATCTTTTGCTAAATTTTTATTTCCATCAAATTTATTTAATGATTTATTTAATATTAATAATAAATCATTGAAACTAATTTGTTCATTTTTTTCTTTATTTTTTTTTATTAAATATTTAATATATTTTATAGCTTTAATTATTATTAAAGTTTTTAAACTAATTATTTTATTTAAATATATATCTATATTTTTAAATAATATATGTTTAGGAAACTTTTTTTCATTTATAGTTTTTGTAATTAAAACATTTTGAGAAAATCTTTTTAATTGTTCTGGAACAAAATTATCTTCAGTATTTTTCACTGACCATTGATTTATATTTTCTATCCAAAATTTTATAGATTTATTATTATAAATATGTTTATTAATATGAGATTCTGTTATTATATTTATAATAATATCTTTATATTTCATCCATTGTTTTTTTAAAAATTTAATGTTTTCAATATTTTTATTAAATTGTTCTACTAAATTAATATTTTTTAAATAAAATTTAGGTAATTCAACTTTGGATAAAAATGGTAATAATTGATTTATTAAATCATTAGGAGTTGCCCAATATTTTAATATAATTTTTGCAATATTTTTTGGTAGAGGATACAAATATTTTCTCCAAAAACTTATAGATGCATTATATTGTAAATAAATTTCATTATTAATTAATTTTTTATTATATATAAAACCATTGATTTCATAATTTTTGATATTTAATATTTTATGACAAAATGAATGAATAGTTAAAATTGTTGCATTATGAAAATTTAATTCTGCTTTTAATAAAATTAAACTTGCTTTATATAAATTTTTTATTTCTTTTAGAAAATTATTAATAATAGGATATGGACTATTACCTTTTATACATGCTATACGTAATATTTTTATACTATTTTTTATTCTTTTACATAAATCTTGTGTAGAAACATCAGTAAATGTAACTACTAATATTTCTTCAACTGATAATGGAATATTAAATCCATTATTTTTATATAAACCTAATAAAAAACGTAAATAAATAATAATTATTGTAAAAGTTTTTCCAGTACCAGCTGAAGCTTCTATTAAACATTTTTGGTTTAAATTATCCATAAAAGGATTAAATTCTTTAATTTTTGTTATATTTTGCATCATATAAATATAAATAAAATATTTTATTTCATATAAAAAATGATAGGTAAAAGCCATTTTTCTATTAATTTTATAGTTTTTAACCAATTTTTTTCATTAAAAAAATAATTTAATCTGTTAAAATAAACATTATTATATTTTCCAATAAAATTAGAATTTATATTCCAAAAATAAAAAAAAATATTTTTTGCTTTTTTTTGTGTAAAATTATCATAATTAATACATTTATTTTTTTTGTCGTAACAATAACATAACCATTTCCAAGAACTTTGCATAGGTAACATAATCGGAATATTTAACCCATGTATATATCCATCAATATATTTTTTTAATAAAATGATTGCTATATCAGGTTTAATATAATTAAAAATATATTGTGTATTTTTAAATCCTATAATTTTTGAAATAAATTTTTCTTCTTTTTTAATATTTATTATACATAAAATTAAATGTTCAATCCAAAATGATATAATAGATTTTATATCTATAATTTTAGGTTCATATTTTATGAAACCTTCAATATAACTTATAAGATTTATTGTTCCATATAATGTTATTCCAGAAATATTTAAATTAATATATTTAATTATATTATCATATTTATATGATTTTAAATTATTTAATAATTTATATATATTTTTTTTATTATTATCCCATAATATTTTTCCATAGTTACCATAAGGTAAAATTCCTTTGTTGAGATAATTATAATAAATCAAATTAATGTTTGTATTAAGAATTAAAGAATGTAATATTTTTATATTAATTTGATATTTTGTTAAATAATCAAGTGAAAAAGGTTCTATTTCTGAAAATTGAATTTGATTTAAATCTTGTAAATATACTCCTAATCTTTGATTAAAAAATCCTTTTAAAGGATCTTTCCAAAAATATAAAATATTTTTTAATATAACTTTTTTTATTTTTAAAATTGATAATTTTTTATAAAAAATGTTTTTTTTATTTAAAAAACCATAGTTATTTATATTAAAATTTATAAAAATATTTTTTTTTTGATTAATATGACATATATGATCAATAATATAATTATAAATTTTATTTTTTTTAATCTCATAGTTATCAGAAATATATTCTAATAATTCAGTAATTAGAATAGAAGGATATTTTTTATCATAATTTATATTTTTATTATCAATGTAACTTAAATATAATTTTTTTTTAGAAGATATTAATAACTCAAGAAAAAAATATTTTGCTTGATCTAAATTATTTTTATCATTTTGTTTAGGATACTTTTTTATTAAATTAAAAATTACTGGATATGAATATTTAGGATAATATTTACTATTCATACCTATTACAAAACTAGCTTTAAAGGATATACAATTTAATTGTCCAAAATTACAAAAATTAATTTTATTGTAAGAATAATTAAATTGTTTTTTTTTCTTTTTTAATAATATTTGAAATTCTTTTATAATAATATCAATGGATATTTTTTTTTTATAATTTATATTTATTCCATTATCAATAAATAAAATAATATTTTTAAATATATGTTTCATATACTTATTTGTATAAATATTTGAACAAAAAAATTCTGAATATAATTGTATTAGTTTTTTTTTCCAATTTTTGATTAATTGTTTTTTTTTTAATCGTTTTTTCCATTTATATAATGTAAATAAAAAATAAGTAAATTTTCCTAATAGTTCTCCTAATACTCCAAATGTACCGTTATAAGGAATTATACTCTTCCAACTTCCTGAATTATTATCTATAGCATATCCATATAACATACGATATAATCCAAATTTCCAAGTATATTGATCTTTAGGCAAAGAAAGATTTTTAAAATTACTAAAATCTAACCCATATTTTATACCAATATCATTTATCCAATAACGAAGATATATTAAATCATCTTCATTATTCATGAAAAACTTTTTTGAAATTTCATTATTATCTAATAAATAAAATATTTCTTCAGGATAAAATTTTTTTGTTGATAAATTTAATAAAAAAAAAATGTATCTGGGATATCAAACATATTTTTTTTATTAATATCTAGATAAATATTAAAAGGTAAATTTTTTTTATTAAAAATAGAATAAATAAAAGGTAGATAAATTTCTAAATTAGGCGAAATGACAATAATATCATGTAAATAATAATTATTATTATTAATTAATTTAATAATATTAATTGATAAAAATTCTATTTCTTGTTTAGCATCTGTAAAAATGTTTACTTGTATAGAATCATCTGTAATATTAATTTTTTTTTTATTCTTTAATAAAGAATTATTTTGTAATAATAAAATATCTTTTTGTATATTATTTAATAAATTTGTAGATTTTATTTTTACAAATGATTCTATCATTCTTGACTGTAAATTTATTAGTTTATTTATATTATTTAATCCATAATTTCCCCAAGAAAATAACAATGAATTATTAAATTTATCATTTTTATTTATTTGAATATTATCCCAATAATGTATACAAGGATTTTTAATCAAAATATGAATTTCTATATAATCTGTTAATTTTTCTAATAATTGTAAATATATTAAAGGTATATTTTGTGTTTCTAAAATAAATATTCTTTCTGGTAAAACAGAATATTTTATTTTTTTTATATTTTTAATATTGATAATATAATTATATAATTTACTTAAATACCATAACTGTTTACCTAATATTATTTCATTATATCTAATTAATTTTTTCCATAATTTAGCTTGCCAAATATGATCTTTATCATTTGTAAGAAATATTTCTGTATTTTTTTCCCATAAAAACAACCATTTTGGACGATATTTTTGGTATTCATCATATAAATTAGCAATATGAATTGATATTTGAAATAAATAATTAGTATTTTTTATATTACTTAAATATTTTTTAAAATTTTTAAATTCAGGTAAAACAATTATTTCTGGAATGATATTCATCAGTTGCCAAATAATCATTTTTTTATTAAAGATATTTTCTTTTGTAATTTTTGGAATAATTTTTATAAATAAATCCCAAATAAATTTTTCTGGATTAATGTAATTAATATTAGCATGTATTCCTATTATTTTAGATAAATTAATCTTTAAATATGGAATTAACGTTAAATCAGATAAAATTATAATTTCTGTTTGTAATGGATTATTTAATGGATTTTTTAAAATATTATATTTTATTAAATTTAATAAAATATCCAAATCATTAGAATGATATGTTGTAAACATGTTATTAATGTTATTAATTTTTATTAATTATATTAGTAATTTGATTATATAAAAAATATTTTTAGTTTATTTTATGATGAATTAATCAAATTTTTTTGTGTAGTATGATATAATATCATTAGAAATCCTATAAAAACCATTGGTAAAGATAATATTTGACCCATAGTTATATAATTAAAAAATAAACCTAGTTGTACATCAGGTTCCCTAAAAAATTCTACGAAAATACGAAATATACCATAAAACAATAAAAACATACTGGTATTATATCCTAATATTTTTCTTTTAACAAATTTTATATTTAAAATAATAAATAATATTAATCCTTCTAAAAAAAACTCATAAATTTGTGATGGATGTCTAGGTAGATTACCATATTTTATAAATAAATATATATAATTTTGATTATTTTGGATATAGATCAAATCTGATTGAGTTGAATTAGGAAATATTATTGCCCATGGAATATTAATAGCGACTCTTCCCCATAATTCACCATTAATAAAATTTCCTATTCTTCCCATTCCTAGACCCAATGGTACTAATGGAACAATAAAGTCAGTTAATTGTAAAAAATTTTTTTTATAATAAATAGAATATATAAAAATTACTAAAATTGCTCCAATTAATCCTCCATGAAAAGACATACCACCTTCTCTTACTTGAAATAAAGATATAGGATGAATTAAAAAATATTGTAAATTGTAAAATAATGTATATCCTAACCTACCGCCTAATAATAATCCTATAAAAGATAAATATAATAAAATTTCATTTTCTTTATAATTCCAATATAAATTATTATGTGATTTTAATTTTAATATATTTACTATAAATAAAAAACTAATTAAATACATTAAACTATACCAATAAATATTAATACCATATATTGTAATAGCAATTGGATTAATTTGTGGAAAAGATAAATATTGTATATTCATTTTATTATTATTTAAAATAATTATTTTAAAATATTTTTTTAATAGGTACAACTTATATGTATATAAAAAAAATTTTTTCTAATAATATTATTAATGAAAAAATATTGTTTTTTAGAGCTACACTAATGACAGGTCATTGTTTAAATGATATTGCAGAATGGTTAAATTTTAAAATTCCAACAAATTTAAATAAAGATAAAGGATGGATAGGTAAATTAATTGAATTATATTTATTAGGAAAACAACAAAAAAACAGATTTAATCAAGACATACCCCAAATAGGTATAGAAATTAAAACTATTCCTATTGATGTAAAAGGAAATACTATTAATAATACATTCATATGTTATTTACCTTTAACAAATAAAAATTTTCTTATTTGGAAAGAAAGTACATTATATAGTAAATTATTAAAAATTTTATGGATTCCTATTATAACTAAAAATAAAAATATTCCTTTTGAAATGAGAGTAATAGGAAAGCCTATTATATGGAAACCTTCAAAAAAAAATTATAAAAACTTATATAATGATTGGATTGAATTAATGAAATTACTTATTTCTGGTAAAATAGAATGTATCAATCATTATAATGGTACTATTTTATTAGTAAAAACAAAATCTAATAAAAATAAATTAATAAAAACTATAAATCAAAATAATGAAATTATATTAACATCACCTAGAGCTTTTTATTTAAAAAAAAAATTTACAAAAACATTATTTATAAATTCATAAATAATGTTTTAAAAAAATTTATATATTCATTATTTTTTTAAAATATGATTTATTAAAAAAAAATTTATATATAAAATAACAATTTTTGTTAAAAAATATTTTTATAAATTTATTTAATTATATTAATATATAAATATATTTAATAATAAAAAATAATTTATTTTTATAATTTAATAAAGTTCTAAATTAATTAATTCTTGTATTTTTTGATGACGACGAATCTCTCTTGGAATACCATTTTCAATTAATATTTCTGGTATTAAAGGTCTACTATTATAATAAGATGACATAGATGCTCCATAAGCTCCTGTATCATGGAAAATTAAATAGTCTCCAACATTAACATTTGGTAATGAACAAAATGTTATTTCTCCATTATCTAACTGTGTAAATACATCTCCTGCTTCACATAAAGGACCAGCAACTATAGATTTTATTTTTGGTAAATATGACATATCTATTCCTTTTGAAGAAATAGCAGATATATAATGATAACTACCATACATTGCAGGTCTCATAAAATCATTGAAACCTACATCTACTAAAATAAATTTTTTTTCTTTTATTTCTTTTATAGCCCATATTTGGCATACTAATATTCCTGATTCTGCTACTAAAAATCTTCCTGGTTCAATTTCTAATTTTATTTTTTTTTGTAAATGATTATTAATAATGTTACGTGTTTGATTCCATAATTGATAATAATGATTTGTATCAATAATTTGATCACATAGTTTATATGGAACAGATAAACCACCACCTGCAGATATTACATTGATTTTAGGAATATAAGGTTGTAATACATAACTAACCATAGCATTACATACTTTTTTTAAGTGAGAATAATTAACACCTGAACCTATATGAATATGCATTCCTATTAATTTTAAATTATATTTATTTATAATTGTAATGGCTTTTTTTAAATCTGTATACCAAATACCATGTTTACTATTTTCACCACCAGTGTTAGTTTTTTTGCTATGTCCATGTCCAAAACCTGGATTAATACGTAACCAAATATTATGATTTTGAGATAATGTACCTAATTGATGTAACATATCTATAGAACCAACATTCACAGTAATATTTAAATCTATGATACGCTGTAATGTACTAAAATCGAAAATATCTGCTGTAAAAATAATATCATCTTTATTTTTATGATTATATCCAGCTGCTATTGCTCTTTCTATTTCTCCTAAAGATACTGCATCTACTTTTACACCTTCTTTTCTCATTAATTTTAAAATATTAATGTTAGAACATGCTTTTTGAGCAAATCTAACAGTATCAAATTTTTTCAATTGTAAAATACGTTTTTTTATAGTTTCTGCACAATATAACCAAATTGGAGAATTATATTTTTTTATAATAGAAAATATAGTTTTTGTTAAAAAACCATTTTTATTATGATAAAAATCAAATATTTGTGTCATAATTACTATAACCTATAATATTTTAGTAATTTTTAATAAAATTAATAGTTTATTAAATTAATAATTTTTTGATATATATAAAATATATCTTGTATATATTTATATAATATTTAATTTATTGTATAAATATTTTTATATATATATTAAATATAATTTTTGATTATAACAAAATAAATTATATAAAATTTAATTTTTAATTATTATTCATAATACAATTTATATGTATAAAAAAATACTTCAACGTATAAAAATACGTAATAAATATAAAAAATTAAGAAAAGATTTTTCTTTTATAAAAAAAAATATATTAGATAATATTATTACTAATAAAGTTATAAACTTTATTTCATTTAAAAAAAATCAAAATATAGGTTTATATATTTCTTTTTTAGGAGAAATAAATACAAATTTATTAATTAAAAATTTATGGTTACAAAATAAAACTGTTTATATTCCTATTATAGATCCAAATATTAAAGGTAAATTATTTTTTTCTAAATATACTCCAAATACAATATTGACATTTAATAAATTTAATATATTAGAACCTAATATTCAAAAAGAATCCTTATTTTTGATAGATATATTAGATATAATAATAGTACCAATTGTATCATTTAATGAAAATCGTTATAGATTAGGAATGGGTGGTGGATATTATGATAGATTATTAAAAAAAATTAATAATACTTTACCTATAGGTATAGC
Proteins encoded in this region:
- the recB gene encoding exodeoxyribonuclease V subunit beta; the encoded protein is MMQNITKIKEFNPFMDNLNQKCLIEASAGTGKTFTIIIIYLRFLLGLYKNNGFNIPLSVEEILVVTFTDVSTQDLCKRIKNSIKILRIACIKGNSPYPIINNFLKEIKNLYKASLILLKAELNFHNATILTIHSFCHKILNIKNYEINGFIYNKKLINNEIYLQYNASISFWRKYLYPLPKNIAKIILKYWATPNDLINQLLPFLSKVELPKFYLKNINLVEQFNKNIENIKFLKKQWMKYKDIIINIITESHINKHIYNNKSIKFWIENINQWSVKNTEDNFVPEQLKRFSQNVLITKTINEKKFPKHILFKNIDIYLNKIISLKTLIIIKAIKYIKYLIKKNKEKNEQISFNDLLLILNKSLNKFDGNKNLAKDIRKLYPVALIDEFQDTDIQQYNIFKKIYINKSNCTLILIGDPKQAIYSFRGADVFTYIKASLEIKNRYTLKNNWRSSKTMINGVNKIFSNCKYPFFFKNIIFYPTSYVKQKLNYNFIVNDIIQPGITIWFLPKETNLNSYRQIISYKCAYEICKWLILGQEQKIFLQKNKNSSNIITISDITVLVRNKYEANIIQKEFIKFNIPSIYLSNTNSVFETIEAKELVLLLKSILEPHKIKQLKNILASNLFNIDLSNLDYKKEQYFLEKSINQFIKYRNLWNKNGILLMLENIFLKKNFLFKKNIINNFHKKKIQNILHIAELIEIEFLKIKNKKQIILWLIKQISFPNNRSFEQQIRIQNDSNQIKIITIHKAKGLQFPLVWIPFISSNFLDLINNEGIIYHDRKTLKTIIDFNKNNDSIKYALEELLSENLRLLYVSLTRSIFHCSIGIGNIKNTKIKYQKYFPHRNAVEFLINNKGYIDHKNFQNLLFNLQNKDIEIKIITKKKQIQYNPIYLIEKKNNYHCNKKLKIFKYQTILITSYSIIKNDLNLNNNIYKYKLFNSKKKIKKTSHTFPTGKKIGIILHEIFEKLDFTKKILYSFIKKKLFNKEIDCSWYTILIKWLTNILHHPLGIDKIILNKIQNKNKITELEFYLHINNKLCIMKLYNIICKYDKISRKLPKLNNDFQGILKGFIDLVFLWNKKYYLIDYKSNWLGKNYNKYTKKYMEKNICLNRYDLQYQIYTLALHKYLCSRIKNYNYEKHFGSVIYLYIRGINNIENNSNGIWEVRPSYELIKKLDQLIT
- a CDS encoding exodeoxyribonuclease V subunit gamma, giving the protein MNNEDDLIYLRYWINDIGIKYGLDFSNFKNLSLPKDQYTWKFGLYRMLYGYAIDNNSGSWKSIIPYNGTFGVLGELLGKFTYFLFTLYKWKKRLKKKQLIKNWKKKLIQLYSEFFCSNIYTNKYMKHIFKNIILFIDNGININYKKKISIDIIIKEFQILLKKKKKQFNYSYNKINFCNFGQLNCISFKASFVIGMNSKYYPKYSYPVIFNLIKKYPKQNDKNNLDQAKYFFLELLISSKKKLYLSYIDNKNINYDKKYPSILITELLEYISDNYEIKKNKIYNYIIDHICHINQKKNIFINFNINNYGFLNKKNIFYKKLSILKIKKVILKNILYFWKDPLKGFFNQRLGVYLQDLNQIQFSEIEPFSLDYLTKYQINIKILHSLILNTNINLIYYNYLNKGILPYGNYGKILWDNNKKNIYKLLNNLKSYKYDNIIKYINLNISGITLYGTINLISYIEGFIKYEPKIIDIKSIISFWIEHLILCIINIKKEEKFISKIIGFKNTQYIFNYIKPDIAIILLKKYIDGYIHGLNIPIMLPMQSSWKWLCYCYDKKNKCINYDNFTQKKAKNIFFYFWNINSNFIGKYNNVYFNRLNYFFNEKNWLKTIKLIEKWLLPIIFYMK
- a CDS encoding exodeoxyribonuclease V subunit gamma, whose translation is MFTTYHSNDLDILLNLIKYNILKNPLNNPLQTEIIILSDLTLIPYLKINLSKIIGIHANINYINPEKFIWDLFIKIIPKITKENIFNKKMIIWQLMNIIPEIIVLPEFKNFKKYLSNIKNTNYLFQISIHIANLYDEYQKYRPKWLFLWEKNTEIFLTNDKDHIWQAKLWKKLIRYNEIILGKQLWYLSKLYNYIINIKNIKKIKYSVLPERIFILETQNIPLIYLQLLEKLTDYIEIHILIKNPCIHYWDNIQINKNDKFNNSLLFSWGNYGLNNINKLINLQSRMIESFVKIKSTNLLNNIQKDILLLQNNSLLKNKKKINITDDSIQVNIFTDAKQEIEFLSINIIKLINNNNYYLHDIIVISPNLEIYLPFIYSIFNKKNLPFNIYLDINKKNMFDIPDTFFFY
- the lgt gene encoding prolipoprotein diacylglyceryl transferase encodes the protein MNIQYLSFPQINPIAITIYGINIYWYSLMYLISFLFIVNILKLKSHNNLYWNYKENEILLYLSFIGLLLGGRLGYTLFYNLQYFLIHPISLFQVREGGMSFHGGLIGAILVIFIYSIYYKKNFLQLTDFIVPLVPLGLGMGRIGNFINGELWGRVAINIPWAIIFPNSTQSDLIYIQNNQNYIYLFIKYGNLPRHPSQIYEFFLEGLILFIILNIKFVKRKILGYNTSMFLLFYGIFRIFVEFFREPDVQLGLFFNYITMGQILSLPMVFIGFLMILYHTTQKNLINSS
- a CDS encoding MutH/Sau3AI family endonuclease, producing MYIKKIFSNNIINEKILFFRATLMTGHCLNDIAEWLNFKIPTNLNKDKGWIGKLIELYLLGKQQKNRFNQDIPQIGIEIKTIPIDVKGNTINNTFICYLPLTNKNFLIWKESTLYSKLLKILWIPIITKNKNIPFEMRVIGKPIIWKPSKKNYKNLYNDWIELMKLLISGKIECINHYNGTILLVKTKSNKNKLIKTINQNNEIILTSPRAFYLKKKFTKTLFINS
- the lysA gene encoding diaminopimelate decarboxylase encodes the protein MTQIFDFYHNKNGFLTKTIFSIIKKYNSPIWLYCAETIKKRILQLKKFDTVRFAQKACSNINILKLMRKEGVKVDAVSLGEIERAIAAGYNHKNKDDIIFTADIFDFSTLQRIIDLNITVNVGSIDMLHQLGTLSQNHNIWLRINPGFGHGHSKKTNTGGENSKHGIWYTDLKKAITIINKYNLKLIGMHIHIGSGVNYSHLKKVCNAMVSYVLQPYIPKINVISAGGGLSVPYKLCDQIIDTNHYYQLWNQTRNIINNHLQKKIKLEIEPGRFLVAESGILVCQIWAIKEIKEKKFILVDVGFNDFMRPAMYGSYHYISAISSKGIDMSYLPKIKSIVAGPLCEAGDVFTQLDNGEITFCSLPNVNVGDYLIFHDTGAYGASMSSYYNSRPLIPEILIENGIPREIRRHQKIQELINLELY
- a CDS encoding 5-formyltetrahydrofolate cyclo-ligase; translation: MYKKILQRIKIRNKYKKLRKDFSFIKKNILDNIITNKVINFISFKKNQNIGLYISFLGEINTNLLIKNLWLQNKTVYIPIIDPNIKGKLFFSKYTPNTILTFNKFNILEPNIQKESLFLIDILDIIIVPIVSFNENRYRLGMGGGYYDRLLKKINNTLPIGIAYDYQLNHNFPICKWDIPLPVIITPSKIWL